From one Lineus longissimus chromosome 3, tnLinLong1.2, whole genome shotgun sequence genomic stretch:
- the LOC135484990 gene encoding C-C chemokine receptor type 3-like, giving the protein MVAGVTAPNGTELPRPETSVGPTYSFMAQMTAVIYLYWPFFTATIGIIGNNMSLLITTKKDNRKHSTCVYMAGLAIVDTCFEFVVSAYKIVVFHGVGKNMEENLMFLSFIWYGADAFAITSGLFLAEMSIDRAIAVTFPMKAASICTASRALKVTVVTCVIQLTFNIQAFFSYKLPDPPNGVVLRHVPNMPWVEQFLNFYQVLFGTILPFSILIICNTIIIINVRRASKKRKKMDLSKSHRKSKEPNLTALLLVTSFAYFVCSIPKRIYEAIVPAFIQYDLDDPYWGTRYWLQWWIFTEIWHLNFAINFYVYFLGGGAKFRRDAKEIFTKYFKDVLRDNRGMAMTQSTATRQSRPCHSLPSS; this is encoded by the exons ATGGTGGCAGGAGTGACCGCGCCCAACGGTACGGAGCTGCCGCGCCCTGAGACCTCGGTAGGGCCAACATATTCCTTCATGGCGCAGATGACGGCGGTTATCTACTTATATTGGCCCTTCTTCACCGCAACTATAGGCATCATTGGTAACAACATGTCCCTCCTCATCACAACCAAGAAAGACAACCGCAAACACAGCACCTGCGTCTACATGGCCGGCTTGGCGATCGTGGACACTTGCTTCGAATTCGTCGTCTCCGCTTACAAGATTGTTGTGTTCCATGGTGTTGGCAAGAATATGGAAGAgaatttgatgtttttaag CTTCATTTGGTACGGCGCAGATGCATTTGCCATCACATCCGGGCTCTTTCTGGCGGAAATGAGCATAGACCGCGCAATCGCAGTGACATTTCCGATGAAAGCAGCTTCCATCTGCACGGCTTCAAGGGCACTCAAGGTCACAGTCGTGACATGCGTAATACAACTGACATTCAACATCCAAGCGTTTTTTAGCTACAAATTACCGGACCCACCCAATGGCGTTGTACTTCGTCACGTGCCAAACATGCCATGGGTGGaacaatttttgaatttttaccaAGTTTTATTCGGTACTATTTTACCTTTCTCCATTTTAATCATCTGTAATACAATTATTATCATTAACGTGCGACGCGCTTCTAAGAAACGGAAAAAAATGGATTTATCAAAATCTCACCGGAAGTCCAAAGAACCTAACCTGACCGCGCTACTCCTAGTGACATCATTTGCTTACTTCGTCTGCTCTATTCCAAAGAGAATCTACGAGGCGATTGTTCCAGCGTTTATTCAATACGACCTGGACGACCCCTACTGGGGCACGCGCTACTGGTTGCAGTGGTGGATCTTCACAGAGATTTGGCATCTTAATTTCGCCATTAATTTTTATGTTTACTTTCTTGGTGGAGGGGCCAAATTCCGGCGGGACGCCAAGGAAATCTTTACGAAGTATTTTAAAGATGTCTTGAGAGACAATCGAGGAATGGCCATGACACAATCTACTGCAACCAGACAGAGTCGGCCATGCCACAGTCTACCATCATCGTAA